Below is a genomic region from Miniphocaeibacter halophilus.
TTTCCAGATGCTATGGGACAGGACACGGCTTTTTTAGATAGAATGCACTCTTATATTCCAGGATGGGAAATACCTAAATATAGACCGGAATTTTTTACAGATGATTATGGTTTTATTACCGATTATTATTCTGAAATAATGAGGGAATTAAGAAAGGTATCTTACGGAGATGCCTATGATAAGTACTTTAAACTTGGAAGACAATTAAATCAAAGGGATGTTATAGGTGTAAAAAAGACTATTTCCGGTTTAGTAAAAATAATATACCCTAATGGTGTTTTTGAAAAAGAAAATATTGAAAAAATACTTCGATTTGCTTTAGAAATGAGAAGAAGGGTTAAGGAACAGCTAAAACGCATTGGTGGTATGGAATTCTATGATATTAATTTTTCCTATATTGACAATGAAAGTTTTATTGAGGAATATGTTCCAGTACCTGAACAAGGTGGAGGGACTTTAATACCGGAAGGCATAGGAAAACCTGGACATCTTTACACAGTCGCTAGGGGAAAAAGTGACATGATAGGTACATTTAAACTAGAAACTCAAGTTACAGCAGGTAGTGGAAAATTCGAAAGGACAGGACTTGGCTCTAATTCAGAAGCCAAGGAGTCTGTAGACTTAGCCTTTAAATATTTAAAGGCCAATAGCAAAAGCATAAGTGGAAGTATTAGTACAACTAATTATGATTATTTAGTGAATATACAGGATATGACAGGAATAGGCATGACTTCAACTTTAACCTTGGCTACACTAATAGCCATATGTTCGGCAGCTTTAAATAAACCTGTTATTTCTAGTGCTGCAGTATTGGGAGATTTAAGTATTGGCGGTACAATTATAAAAGTAGAAGAACTAGCAAACACTTTACAGGTTTGTAAGGATGCTGGAGCAAAGAAAGTATTACTACCAATGAGTTCAGCGGTAGATATTGGGACAGTTCCGTCAGACTTAATAGGTGGCTTTAACTTAATATTCTACAATACAGCAGAAGATGCTGTATATAAGGCATTGGGTGTTGAATGATGAGCAAAGTTAGTGTTTTGTTTTTTTTTATAATGTAAAGAGAATGAAGTAATGGAGAGAAGATATGAAAAAGAAATCAATATTAATTATAGGATTACTATTTTTAACATTATTAGTAGGTTGTTCATCTAATGGAGCTAAGGATAGTACGGAAATAAATTATGTAGATAAAGAGTTTTTATCTAGCTTTAAAAAGGGTTTAGAAAAAAGAT
It encodes:
- the brxL gene encoding protease Lon-related BREX system protein BrxL; amino-acid sequence: MEENNLIEKLQMNFPGKFVRKDLTKKIKEGANVPIYVLEYLLGMYCTSTDEEDIESGVKSVKTILAENYVRPDEAEKIKSKIREKGSYTVIDRITVKLNVKEDRYEAEFSNLALRGVQIDSGYPLKYERLLGGGIWCIVQMEYFYDEGDKKKSPFIIKKLTPVQMPKIDIEEFKKARSNFTDDEWIDLILRSTGMEPSNFNEREKWLHLARLIPLVENNYNLCELGPRGTGKSHIYKEISPNSILVSGGQTTVANLFYNMGTRQVGLVGLWDCVAFDEVAGIKFKDQDGVQIMKDYMASGSFARGKEEKNATASMVFVGNINQSVDVMLKTSSLFEPFPDAMGQDTAFLDRMHSYIPGWEIPKYRPEFFTDDYGFITDYYSEIMRELRKVSYGDAYDKYFKLGRQLNQRDVIGVKKTISGLVKIIYPNGVFEKENIEKILRFALEMRRRVKEQLKRIGGMEFYDINFSYIDNESFIEEYVPVPEQGGGTLIPEGIGKPGHLYTVARGKSDMIGTFKLETQVTAGSGKFERTGLGSNSEAKESVDLAFKYLKANSKSISGSISTTNYDYLVNIQDMTGIGMTSTLTLATLIAICSAALNKPVISSAAVLGDLSIGGTIIKVEELANTLQVCKDAGAKKVLLPMSSAVDIGTVPSDLIGGFNLIFYNTAEDAVYKALGVE